One region of Ornithorhynchus anatinus isolate Pmale09 chromosome X5, mOrnAna1.pri.v4, whole genome shotgun sequence genomic DNA includes:
- the LOC100077145 gene encoding glycosylated lysosomal membrane protein has translation MGGSEEVGGHGGPSPPLLLLLLLVPGPVLAAAPQPGEPRNVTLELSPGWPGPGPPPNVLHVRAAGTQSTVHVVWSSERGAPTGLLVATDRPDSVLHINWTRLLGPDPAGALSVQPSASVRFAAVLLLTKLFEEANSLGPGIYPPYPLTNFSWDQLGPTLNASTLTATFRGRPAADPAAAFARGSLALRVRAFADHGRPRLPPRLLHVPGSCQLQLELDGVAPRGNRSVFGLEVLTLSRGPGPRPGPLPRLEELSSIDDEYSPAVFQLVRLLWGSPTSGFLQWRPVAFSSPGAERGGALPARVDAPSPATGETPPSLLLRAFFGPGPYPDLTALNLSWGGPEGAAYEDHRYLSWSALLGVGAPPADDFSPLVLGITATALGAPVLLLLAGGLALLLLRRRQSEYDLIN, from the exons GTGACCCTGGAGCTGAGTCCAGGCTGGCCGGGCCCCGGTCCTCCCCCGAACGTCCTGCACGTGCGGGCGGCGGGGACGCAGTCGACCGTCCACGTGGTGTGGAGCAGCGAGCGGGGCGCTCCCACGGGGCTGCTGGTGGCCACGGACCGGCCGGACAGCGTCCTCCACATCAACTGGACCCGCCTGCTGGGCCCCGACCCCGCGGGGGCCCTGTCCGTGCAACCTTCCGCCTCCGTGCGCTTCGCTGCCGTCCTCCTCCTGACCAAG ctGTTTGAGGAGGCCAACAGCTTGGGACCAGGCATCTACCCACCGTACCCGCTGACCAACTTCTCCTGGGACCAGCTGGGCCCCACCCTCAACGCCTCGACCCTGACGGCCACCTTCCGCGGGCGTCCGGCCGCCGACCCCGCCGCCGCCTTTGCCCGGGGCAGCCTGGCCCTCCGG GTGCGGGCATTCGCGGACCACGGCCGCCCGCGCCTCCCGCCCCGCCTCCTGCACGTGCCCGGGAGCTGCCAACTGCAGCTGGAGCTGGACGGGGTCGCCCCCCGTGGGAACCGCTCGGTCTTCGGCCTGGAGGTGCTGACCCTGAgccgcgggcccggcccccggcccggccccctgccccgcctGGAGGAGCTCAGCTCCATCGATGACGAGTACTCGCCCGCCGTCTTCCAG CTGGTCCGTCTGCTCTGGGGCTCCCCCACTTCTGGCTTCCTCCAATGGAGGCCCGTGGCCTTCTCCTCACCGGGGGCCGAACGAGGGGGAGCCCTGCCGGCCCGGGTGGAcgcccccagccctgccacgGGAGAGACCCCACCCTCGCTCCTGCTTCGAGCCTTCTTCGGCCCGGGCCCCTACCCAGACCTCACGGCGCTGAACCTCTCCTGGGGAGGGCCCGAGGGGGCCGCCTACGAGGACCACCGCTATCTCAGCTG GTCAGCTCTCTTGGGTGTGGGCGCCCCCCCAGCTGATGACTTCTCCCCCCTGGTGTTGGGGATCACAGCCACGGCCCTGGGAGCCCCCGTCCTGCTGCTCTTGGCCGGGGGGCTCGCGTTGCTGCTCCTCCGCCGTCGCCAGTCCGAGTACGATCTCATCAACTGA